The DNA region TTATCTTGAAATAAACTCCTACCTCCAAATGCATGTGGACAAACTTACAATTTGATAAATTTCTAGTTAAAGGAATCTGGAAAAACTTGAAATTTCTTAAATTCCTAATTAAAGAGAATGTCGAAGAACTTATAATTCAACAATTCCTAGCAAAAACATATTAGAATTTGCAGTCCTGAGTCCTGACATTGCATAGTTTCACCATCTTATGTTGTTAATGAAACATCAAAGTAAAAACTGCAGAATCTATACTGAGCTGTATAAGGTTAACTTTCCAAGACATCAATTTTACATAGGAGCATGTAACAAATGTTTTATTTTGCATGTCTAAATGATGGATCCAAATGCAGATGGTTTATACACAAACAATTTTCTCAACTCTGACTTTATTCTTCAAGGTATATGCTGAGGGACCTGCTCGTCCAACTGGAGGAGCCGCTGCAATTGCCATGCTCATAGGGCCAGATGCTCCTATTGTATTTGAAAGCAAACTCAGGGGCAGTCACATGTCTCATGTCTATGATTTTTACAAGCCAAATCTTGCAAGTGAATACCCAGTAATGCTTAGCCACCTCCACTCTATTGATTTACTTCCATCATAAATTCAATATAAAGTATTATTTTAGATTTTTAGGTTTTTATAGAAATACTTTTGTTATTAAATGAACAGCAGTGTAACAGCATGTTTAGAAAATCAGTTGATGGCGACATTCATATAGAATTGAATTCAGTTTTAAGAAGCTAATTTGTGTAGCTTTCAGGAAATAGAATCAATGCCGAGTTTGGAAAATGAGATTCATGCATGCACTATGACCAATTTCATTTATTATCCATGGTGGAGATATTTTCCAATTTTCAGCATCAccattcttttttctttatattgTTGTGTTCTAATTTTAGTTGAATTTTGTTATAAACACAAACAAGGTGAAAAAAGGATGTATAGGAAGActctttttgaaaaaaatagctTCATGAACAAAAGCAATAATGTCTTTAGCTAGTCTCATTTCAGTGGGCGGAGCCATGTATTGTCACTAGCACACTCTTTCTACGGGTTAGCAGGGTCCTTTCCCACCCCTTCCCCAACACTGAATGGATCAAATTAATTCATGTATGCAACCATAGGTCCAGAGACGGAACCAGAAAAAATGGGTAGGGAGTGAAATTTAACACATTCagcaaaattatgaaaaatttaCGGGGAGCAAAAACAATATTTGAATAATATTTTGTTAAGAAAGTTTTTCCTCTTTGGAAAGGGGGGGACCGCCACATTTTGCCATTATCGTCCGTCCCTGCATAGTTCTTTACGAAATAGCTAAATCTAATTGTTACCTATTTTTAGTGCTATTTCTACCTTAATTAGCTTTTAAGATTTTCTCCTAAACTGAATTATGTTAAAGTAAATTATCTCAGTTTATGCACATTAACTTCCATAGAAAATTTTAAATGTGTTAAGATTTTAATATCTTGTTTACAGCAATCATTACTGCTATGCCAAAGTGTTGGTCTGTGCcttttttcatcttttctttgtcCTTTTCCTGCTCTAGGTTGTTGATGGAATGCTCTCACAGACCTGTTATCTCATGGCACTTGATTCCTGCTATCGGCTTTTATGTGAGAAGTAAGCAAAGACCGAACCGTAAAAGTCATTTCGATTTTTTCTTTATGGTTTCAAATTCTCATTCTATTTTCTTCCATGTACAGATTTGAAAAATTGGAGGGGAGGCCGTTTTCAATATCAGATTCtgattattttgtttttcattctCCATATAACAAGGTACTTTAAGCTTTATGGTTTAGTCATGTAGGATTTATTTCTCCATATTTggaatgaaaacaaaaaaaaagcacTGAGTATGTCATTACACGGCCTAAAAAATGTCTCTCTACTGCTTTCTTGTATGTATGACAGCTTGTGCAGAAAAGTTTTGGTCGGTTATACTTCAACGACTTCCAGAGAAATCCCAGGTTTGTGGATCCTCTGCTTTATACATTTCCCATATTCAATGCATTTTCAATTCAAGGTCCAAGCAATAAAATGACATCTACCCTTTTCACTAGGTAATTTAGTTTACCTTTTGGATATTTCTTGCTGTAATAAGCCAATAGGTAGTGAGCTCTTAAGGTTCAGTTAAATATTCTAGTGTAACATTTCCGCCCGCAATAATATATTACATCATATTCTGGATTGTATTTTCGACAAACAGATCTAAGAAAACTGGACTGCATGAACTGAACCATAAAAATTCCATGATTTTAATTGATGTCTTTAAATCCTAgttgataatttttttgttggttCTCTGCATTTGCTATGCTGTACCAGTTTTGTTGATGAAGTTTCCAGGAATGCCCTAGCGCCTTTTGCATCCTTATCTGGTGATGAGAGCTATCGCAGTCGTGATCTTGAAAAGGTAGCTGATCCTGTTGTGATTGAATCATGTTGCTTGACTAAAATATTACTAGAGATTTAACTCTTAGAATGGTTTGCGGTCATTGTGACTCTACAGGCAAATCAGCAAGCTGCAAAGCATGTTTATGACGCGAAGGTGCAGCCTGGCACACTAATCCCAAAGCAAGTTGGCAACATGTACACTGCATCACTTTATTCAGCATTTGCATCTCTCCTTCACAATAAGCATGACTCGCTGGTATGGTTTTTCATGCTTGTATCATATTCTTTGTTTATTTTACCCTTTGTATCTCTGTGACTGCATCTTTCATGTGGACaataattctaaaattctcaTAAGCATTGTCTTCAATGTACAGGTAGGTAAACGTGTAGTTATGTTCTCTTATGGGAGTGGTTTAACCGCTACAATGTTCTCCTTCCGCCTTCAAGAAGGCCAGCAACCCTTTAATTTGTCAAACATTGTAAAGTTGatgaatgtttctgacaaatTGAAGCAGAGAATTGAGGTATGCCATCTTTAACCACTTCTAGCTCTTGATGATAGTTTTATTCTGGTCATACCATCTAAGATAATAGGCATAAAGGGTGAATCTTACAAGAACCTTCTGTAGTTATGGTGCATGGATGCACCTTTTATCTTAACTGTGTTTGTTAGTAAGTGTGATTTAATCAATGGCTGTCATTCTATCAAGTGTGACCTCTGTTAAAGGttccacattgactagagatatgactaaATAAGTTATTATAAATGTGTTAACGGTGTCGTCACCCATTGACTAGCTTTTGGTGTAGAGTTAGGCTCAATCCAAAGTCTACCTTAGATTGATTGGTATGGTATAAAAGGGAATACTTACTCATATTACCCAAAAGTAATGGAAATTAGAATTGCCAATTTTGGTAGAAAAACCTCATACCTGGAATTTATCTTTCTCTGCCAATACTTGGCCTTTAGTCCACTGATGATTGGCTTCCTTCTTGTGTTAACAATGCCATGCAAGAATCTCCTTCGTGACGTTGATGAGTAATTGCTTGCACATCAACAATTAGCTAGATATTATGTTACTGTTGAATTTGTTTCCAGTTCCAGCAAGAAATGCAATCACATCAAGATTAATACTTAACAATGATCAAGCTCAAAATC from Lotus japonicus ecotype B-129 chromosome 2, LjGifu_v1.2 includes:
- the LOC130738364 gene encoding hydroxymethylglutaryl-CoA synthase-like encodes the protein MASSSHPNNVGILAIDIYFPPTCVQQGALEEHDGVSKGKYTIGLGQDCMAFCTDVEDVISMSLTVVTSLLEKYNVDSKQIGRLEVGSETVIDKSKSIKTFLMQVFEESGNADIEGVDSTNACYGGTAALFNCVNWVESSSWDGRYGLVVCTDSAVYAEGPARPTGGAAAIAMLIGPDAPIVFESKLRGSHMSHVYDFYKPNLASEYPVVDGMLSQTCYLMALDSCYRLLCEKFEKLEGRPFSISDSDYFVFHSPYNKLVQKSFGRLYFNDFQRNPSFVDEVSRNALAPFASLSGDESYRSRDLEKANQQAAKHVYDAKVQPGTLIPKQVGNMYTASLYSAFASLLHNKHDSLVGKRVVMFSYGSGLTATMFSFRLQEGQQPFNLSNIVKLMNVSDKLKQRIEVTPEKFVETLKIMEQRYGAKDFVTSMDCSYLHPGTFYLTKVDSMYRRFYSKKDTMSR